One region of Phaeocystidibacter marisrubri genomic DNA includes:
- a CDS encoding universal stress protein, producing the protein MKRIIFPTDFSEAADKALEFAIEICKRANLEMLIVNAYDLPYAQNVMSTSLIDIMRENSENSLKEIADKVKAAGIPCSTRSLMGNPIRVIKEITKKDPESGVVMGTKGASGIEEVLIGSNAASVLQSIDVPVLAIPYKAEFRNIKRIVYCTDFRSNKNDRALRRLATLAGFFGAEIMILHVQLEGQADLATEQRHKFDHHLKDIPYSFHILKSNNVEQAILDFTKEKDADMLALLTRKYGVIRGLFHSSLTNKVAFHSQLPILALHESE; encoded by the coding sequence ATGAAACGCATCATATTCCCTACCGACTTTTCTGAAGCAGCTGATAAAGCGCTTGAGTTTGCTATTGAAATTTGCAAAAGAGCCAATCTGGAAATGCTCATTGTAAATGCTTACGACTTGCCTTACGCACAAAATGTAATGAGCACTTCTCTCATTGACATCATGCGTGAAAACAGCGAAAACAGCTTAAAAGAAATTGCGGATAAAGTGAAAGCAGCAGGAATTCCATGCAGCACCAGAAGCTTAATGGGGAACCCTATTCGCGTCATCAAGGAAATCACTAAAAAAGATCCAGAATCTGGTGTAGTGATGGGTACAAAAGGCGCGAGTGGAATTGAAGAAGTTCTCATTGGTTCCAATGCCGCAAGCGTTCTTCAGAGCATTGATGTGCCAGTATTGGCCATTCCATATAAGGCTGAATTCCGCAATATCAAGCGTATTGTTTATTGCACCGACTTCCGATCTAACAAAAACGATAGAGCACTTCGTCGCCTTGCTACTCTTGCAGGATTCTTTGGTGCTGAAATCATGATTCTACATGTTCAGTTAGAAGGACAGGCCGACCTTGCCACTGAGCAACGTCACAAATTCGACCATCACTTGAAGGATATTCCATACAGCTTCCACATCCTCAAGTCTAATAATGTAGAGCAGGCCATCTTGGATTTCACCAAGGAAAAAGACGCAGATATGCTGGCTCTTCTCACAAGGAAGTACGGTGTAATCCGCGGATTGTTCCACTCTAGTTTAACGAACAAAGTGGCCTTCCACAGTCAACTTCC
- the ccoN gene encoding cytochrome-c oxidase, cbb3-type subunit I produces MELEKFHYDNRIVRDFTFATIVWAIVAFLVGITIASQLFAPSLNANLEFLTFGRLRAIHTNAAIFAFVGNAIFAGVYYSLPRLLKTPMASKTLSKIHFWGWQLIILLAAVTLAMGLTSSKEYAELEWPIDILITLIWVVFGVNMFWTILKRRERHLYVAIWFYIATWVTVAVLHIVNNLEVPVGMWKSYSVFAGVQDALVQWWYGHNAVAFFLTTPVLGLMYYFVPKAVNRPVYSYRLSIIHFWALIFIYIWAGPHHLLYTSLPDWAQSLGTVFSIMLIAPSWGGMLNGLLTMRGAWDRVRDSAILKFFVVAITAYGMATLEGPLLSLKNVNAIAHFTDWIPAHVHVGTLGWNGFIIFGMIYYLIPKLYKTKLYSESLANTHFWIGTLGILFWAIPMYIAGFTQSLMWKQFDADGGLVYNFLDTVTEIMPFYIMRAIGGTLYLIGALLMVVNVWKTVATGKLEANEEAEAAPLPKEYKKHKGEYWHRWIERRPVQLLIFSTVVILIGGLVELVPTILSKGGVENHDYVKPYTALELEGRDLYIREGCNACHSQMVRPFRSEVVRYSTVSQEYSKASEFVYDHPFLWGSKRTGPDLHRIGERMPGASGAAWHYNHMWDPAATSPGSIMPRYPWLFSLSGNDATLDRSQTKAKLEAMQGLGVPYTDEYIENWEAEMDAQANEIAEMLNSDANIDGVGAEEEIVALIAYLQKLGTDISRDETATNE; encoded by the coding sequence ATGGAACTAGAGAAATTCCACTACGACAACCGCATCGTGCGGGACTTCACCTTCGCCACAATTGTATGGGCCATCGTGGCCTTCCTTGTGGGAATTACTATTGCCTCGCAGCTCTTTGCTCCGAGCTTAAATGCCAATTTGGAGTTCTTGACATTTGGTCGACTTCGCGCCATTCACACGAATGCTGCGATTTTTGCCTTTGTAGGTAACGCCATTTTTGCCGGTGTTTACTACTCGCTTCCGCGTTTGCTTAAAACGCCAATGGCCAGCAAAACACTTAGCAAAATTCACTTTTGGGGTTGGCAGTTAATCATCTTATTAGCGGCAGTTACGCTAGCGATGGGTCTCACTTCATCCAAAGAGTACGCCGAATTGGAATGGCCTATTGACATCTTGATTACGCTAATTTGGGTAGTCTTCGGTGTGAATATGTTCTGGACCATTCTCAAGAGAAGAGAGCGCCACTTGTATGTAGCCATTTGGTTCTACATCGCAACCTGGGTAACGGTAGCGGTTCTTCACATCGTAAACAACTTGGAAGTTCCAGTTGGTATGTGGAAGAGCTACTCGGTATTCGCTGGTGTTCAAGATGCTCTTGTTCAATGGTGGTATGGCCACAATGCGGTAGCCTTCTTCCTTACAACGCCTGTGCTCGGTTTGATGTACTACTTCGTACCGAAGGCAGTAAATCGTCCGGTTTATTCTTACCGCCTGTCCATCATCCACTTCTGGGCTCTTATCTTCATCTACATCTGGGCAGGTCCACACCACTTATTGTACACCTCATTGCCAGACTGGGCTCAGAGCTTAGGTACTGTCTTCTCTATTATGTTGATCGCTCCAAGCTGGGGTGGTATGTTGAACGGTCTACTCACCATGCGTGGTGCGTGGGATAGAGTTCGCGACTCTGCCATCTTGAAGTTCTTTGTAGTTGCCATTACTGCTTACGGTATGGCTACCTTGGAAGGTCCACTACTCTCTTTGAAAAACGTAAACGCCATTGCGCACTTTACCGATTGGATTCCAGCACACGTACACGTTGGAACACTCGGATGGAACGGCTTCATCATCTTCGGTATGATTTACTACCTCATTCCGAAGCTTTACAAAACCAAACTATACAGTGAGTCATTAGCGAATACTCACTTCTGGATTGGCACCCTAGGTATCTTGTTCTGGGCTATCCCAATGTACATTGCCGGTTTCACTCAAAGTTTGATGTGGAAACAGTTTGATGCCGATGGAGGTTTGGTTTACAACTTCCTCGATACAGTGACTGAGATCATGCCGTTCTACATCATGCGTGCTATTGGTGGTACACTTTACCTAATTGGTGCACTTCTAATGGTAGTGAACGTTTGGAAAACGGTTGCTACAGGTAAGCTGGAAGCGAATGAAGAAGCTGAAGCCGCTCCGCTACCTAAAGAATACAAGAAGCACAAAGGCGAATACTGGCACCGTTGGATCGAGCGTCGTCCAGTTCAATTGCTCATCTTCAGTACCGTTGTCATTCTCATCGGCGGTTTGGTGGAATTGGTTCCTACCATCTTGTCTAAAGGCGGTGTTGAGAACCACGATTACGTAAAACCATACACTGCTTTGGAATTGGAAGGTCGCGACCTCTACATACGCGAAGGTTGTAATGCTTGTCACTCTCAAATGGTAAGACCATTCCGTTCTGAAGTGGTACGTTACTCAACGGTAAGTCAGGAATACTCTAAGGCCAGCGAATTTGTGTACGATCACCCGTTCCTTTGGGGATCTAAACGAACAGGACCGGATCTACACCGCATTGGCGAACGTATGCCTGGCGCCTCTGGTGCAGCATGGCACTACAACCACATGTGGGATCCAGCAGCAACTTCTCCAGGTTCTATCATGCCGCGTTACCCTTGGCTATTTAGCTTGAGTGGAAACGACGCAACCCTTGATCGTTCACAAACCAAAGCTAAGCTTGAAGCAATGCAAGGTTTAGGTGTTCCATACACCGACGAATACATCGAAAACTGGGAAGCCGAAATGGATGCCCAAGCGAATGAGATTGCCGAAATGTTGAACAGTGATGCGAACATTGACGGCGTAGGTGCAGAAGAAGAAATCGTTGCCTTGATTGCATACTTGCAAAAGTTAGGTACCGATATCTCAAGAGATGAAACGGCTACAAACGAGTAA
- a CDS encoding sulfite exporter TauE/SafE family protein, protein MDFLLPGIIIGLMGSLHCAVMCGPIALALPIGRSGKYTSHLLHQGGRVMTYAILGAIVGTLGAGISFAGWQQPLSIAVGVMLIAGLLSKWPTLLNWKPYRRFYGSLQKNFTTKLKGAKAHRFLLTGMINGLLPCGLVYAALISSLGTGSTTDGVMMMIGFGLGTGPLLLVIGWSGSFIVDKLRGHVRFAIPVVVGVMATFFILRGMGLSIPYISPGDDALQTEMVSENPPSCH, encoded by the coding sequence ATGGACTTTTTACTACCCGGAATTATTATAGGCCTAATGGGCAGCTTACACTGTGCCGTCATGTGTGGTCCGATAGCACTGGCGCTGCCCATTGGCCGTTCGGGTAAATATACGAGTCATCTTTTGCACCAAGGTGGAAGAGTTATGACTTATGCGATTTTAGGGGCCATTGTGGGAACCTTGGGGGCGGGAATCTCCTTTGCGGGATGGCAGCAACCTTTGAGTATAGCCGTAGGCGTCATGCTCATTGCCGGACTACTCAGCAAGTGGCCTACGCTCCTCAACTGGAAACCTTATCGCAGGTTCTACGGCTCCCTCCAGAAAAACTTTACCACCAAATTGAAAGGAGCCAAAGCTCATCGCTTCTTGCTTACCGGTATGATCAATGGACTTCTTCCTTGTGGACTCGTTTACGCCGCATTGATTAGTTCTCTGGGAACAGGTAGCACCACAGATGGAGTCATGATGATGATCGGCTTTGGTTTGGGAACAGGACCACTTTTGCTCGTAATTGGATGGAGCGGTTCTTTCATTGTTGATAAATTGCGCGGCCATGTTCGTTTTGCTATTCCAGTAGTAGTGGGCGTAATGGCGACCTTCTTCATTTTGAGAGGAATGGGTTTGAGTATTCCATATATCAGTCCTGGTGACGATGCTCTTCAAACCGAAATGGTTTCAGAAAATCCTCCAAGCTGTCACTAA
- a CDS encoding MarR family winged helix-turn-helix transcriptional regulator produces the protein MKIGDEIKQEKFETNQQKAVINLIFTHNWFKEEFASFIKEFGITAQQFNVLRILNGQYPNGITTGEIRERMLDKMSDASRLVDRLEKCGKVAKERNKDDRRLVKVVITEKGRDLVERIRAKEVALYNPMNDRLTDEEAAQLSELLDKMRG, from the coding sequence ATGAAAATCGGTGACGAGATAAAACAGGAGAAATTTGAGACCAACCAGCAGAAGGCGGTGATCAATTTAATCTTCACTCACAACTGGTTTAAAGAGGAGTTCGCCTCCTTTATTAAGGAGTTTGGTATTACGGCGCAACAGTTCAACGTGCTCCGCATCTTGAATGGTCAGTATCCCAATGGTATTACGACCGGAGAAATTCGCGAACGAATGCTCGATAAGATGAGTGATGCATCTCGATTAGTTGATCGTTTGGAGAAATGCGGCAAGGTGGCAAAAGAGCGAAACAAAGATGATCGCAGACTGGTCAAAGTGGTGATTACCGAGAAGGGGCGAGATCTCGTTGAGCGCATCCGAGCAAAGGAAGTTGCTTTGTACAATCCTATGAACGATAGACTCACCGACGAAGAGGCAGCTCAACTCAGTGAATTACTCGATAAAATGAGAGGTTAA
- the ccoG gene encoding cytochrome c oxidase accessory protein CcoG produces the protein MKTYSPMDDKFRDSIGTVDADGKRKFLNPKRITGYWMKRRTWVAMGLLVFFFAIPWIEIGGKPFLLLDVLGRKFVIFGSTFWPQDSYLLVLAMISGVLFVVLFTVVYGRIFCGWICPQTIFMEHVFRRIEYWIDGDRGQQIRLRKLPWTSWEKIWKRLLKNTLFWGISFLIGNTFLMILIGTDRWWIMVEQGPTQHWGNFISLVIFTTVFYLVFAWFREQVCLMVCPYGRLQGAMIDRKSIVIAYDKVRGEPRGKFKKNEDREEAGKGDCIDCNQCVDVCPTGIDIRNGTQLECINCTACIDACDVIMDKIEKPRGLIRFASEEEITSGEKWKFTTRAKAYTAVLGILLIVMGFLVSERPIAEVKLFRAKGQLFTHDKATGEVQNVLKYTIINKANETLDLDIELVEPEGTVVYIGAEPDSIAVGSFVEGILLVKIPASELVTDRDKVHFQFKINGEVLDDQDFTFLGPRK, from the coding sequence ATGAAAACCTATTCCCCCATGGATGATAAATTCCGCGATTCCATCGGCACAGTAGATGCCGATGGAAAGCGGAAATTCTTAAACCCAAAACGCATCACCGGTTATTGGATGAAGAGGCGTACATGGGTTGCCATGGGGCTTTTGGTGTTTTTCTTCGCCATTCCTTGGATTGAAATTGGCGGAAAACCCTTCCTTCTTCTAGATGTCTTAGGTAGAAAATTTGTGATTTTCGGATCTACTTTCTGGCCGCAAGACTCCTACCTCCTCGTTCTAGCCATGATTAGCGGGGTACTCTTTGTAGTGCTCTTCACCGTGGTATACGGACGAATTTTTTGTGGTTGGATCTGCCCTCAGACCATCTTTATGGAACACGTCTTCCGGCGAATTGAATACTGGATAGATGGAGATAGAGGTCAGCAAATACGATTGCGCAAACTCCCTTGGACTTCTTGGGAGAAAATCTGGAAAAGACTTCTAAAGAATACCCTCTTCTGGGGAATTTCTTTCCTCATTGGGAATACTTTCCTAATGATTCTCATCGGAACTGACCGTTGGTGGATCATGGTAGAACAAGGTCCAACCCAACACTGGGGGAACTTCATCAGTTTGGTGATATTCACCACTGTATTCTACCTTGTCTTTGCATGGTTCCGAGAACAAGTATGCTTAATGGTTTGTCCTTACGGCCGACTTCAAGGGGCCATGATTGATCGCAAGAGTATTGTGATTGCCTACGACAAAGTGCGCGGGGAACCACGAGGAAAGTTCAAGAAAAACGAAGACCGCGAAGAAGCGGGCAAAGGCGACTGCATCGATTGTAACCAGTGTGTGGACGTGTGTCCTACGGGTATTGATATTCGCAATGGGACGCAACTCGAGTGTATCAATTGTACGGCTTGTATCGATGCCTGTGATGTGATCATGGACAAAATCGAAAAGCCACGCGGACTCATCCGCTTTGCTTCGGAAGAAGAAATCACTTCTGGTGAAAAGTGGAAATTCACCACCAGAGCCAAAGCGTATACCGCCGTACTCGGTATCCTACTTATTGTCATGGGCTTCTTGGTGTCAGAACGCCCAATTGCCGAAGTAAAACTCTTCCGTGCGAAGGGACAACTCTTCACCCACGACAAAGCTACTGGTGAAGTTCAAAACGTGTTGAAGTACACGATTATCAACAAAGCAAATGAAACGCTCGACTTAGACATCGAGCTCGTTGAACCCGAAGGAACCGTTGTCTACATCGGAGCAGAACCAGACTCCATTGCCGTTGGAAGTTTTGTGGAGGGCATCCTCCTCGTCAAAATTCCAGCGAGCGAGTTGGTCACTGATCGCGATAAGGTTCACTTCCAGTTTAAGATCAACGGTGAAGTATTGGACGATCAAGACTTTACCTTCCTAGGACCACGTAAATAA
- the pgi gene encoding glucose-6-phosphate isomerase: MLERTVPTETQAWKKLEQHAREMRSFSILESFKAQSNRFENMSIQHPKMLADFSKNKWTEETISLFKQLFEEVNLSKAIDAQFSGDIINETEKRAVLHTALRRPSTDEVKVDGMNVIPEIHKVLASMYAFANKVRGGQWKGYTGKSIQHVVNIGIGGSDLGPRMVYEALEPFSRPDLTFHFVSNVDGADISHVLREIDPSRTLFIIESKTFTTQETMTNAHTARTWFLTYAKDEAHIAKHFVAVSTNHEKVTEFGIDAQNMFGFWDWVGGRYSVWSAIGLPVCLAIGEEHFAAFLKGAHDMDEHFRTAPFEENIPQLMAAAGIWYRNFLGADSMAVLPYNQKLSRFAAYLQQADMESNGKSIDRNGKNVDYMTGPIVWGEPGTNGQHAFYQLIHQGTSLIPCDFIASVEPQHALSDHHRKLLSNFFAQTEALMAGKSEAVVRAELEKAGKSEDEINRLTPFKIFEGNKPTTSFLLKTLDPETMGALIAMYEQKIFAQGVVWNIFSFDQWGVELGKQLANVILPELESGNVGQHDESTVGLINYYLENRA; the protein is encoded by the coding sequence ATGCTAGAAAGAACTGTACCTACCGAAACACAAGCGTGGAAAAAACTCGAGCAACACGCTCGTGAAATGCGCAGTTTCTCTATTCTTGAGAGTTTTAAAGCTCAATCAAACCGCTTTGAAAACATGTCGATTCAACATCCAAAAATGTTGGCTGACTTCTCTAAAAACAAGTGGACGGAAGAAACGATTTCCCTCTTTAAGCAACTTTTTGAAGAGGTCAATCTCTCAAAAGCTATCGATGCTCAATTCTCTGGTGACATCATTAATGAAACGGAGAAAAGAGCGGTTTTGCATACCGCCCTACGTCGCCCTTCTACCGATGAAGTGAAAGTAGACGGTATGAATGTGATTCCTGAGATTCACAAGGTACTCGCTAGTATGTACGCCTTTGCCAATAAAGTAAGAGGTGGTCAATGGAAGGGCTACACTGGAAAAAGCATCCAGCATGTGGTAAATATCGGAATTGGCGGATCAGACTTGGGGCCGAGAATGGTTTATGAAGCATTGGAACCCTTCTCTCGTCCTGATCTCACTTTCCACTTTGTATCGAATGTAGATGGAGCCGACATCTCTCACGTGCTTCGTGAAATAGATCCTTCTCGAACGTTGTTTATCATTGAATCGAAAACGTTCACTACCCAAGAGACCATGACCAACGCCCATACGGCGAGAACATGGTTCTTGACGTATGCGAAAGATGAGGCTCATATCGCAAAGCATTTCGTAGCCGTAAGCACCAATCATGAGAAAGTCACCGAATTCGGAATTGACGCCCAAAATATGTTTGGCTTCTGGGATTGGGTAGGTGGTAGATATTCTGTGTGGAGTGCTATTGGGCTTCCTGTTTGTCTCGCCATTGGTGAAGAGCACTTCGCTGCATTTTTGAAAGGGGCTCACGACATGGATGAGCACTTCCGAACGGCTCCATTTGAAGAAAACATCCCTCAATTGATGGCTGCTGCAGGAATATGGTACCGCAACTTCTTAGGTGCAGATAGCATGGCCGTATTGCCGTACAATCAAAAATTGAGTCGCTTTGCCGCTTACTTGCAGCAGGCAGACATGGAGAGCAACGGAAAGAGCATAGACAGAAATGGCAAGAACGTTGACTATATGACGGGGCCCATTGTTTGGGGAGAGCCCGGAACCAATGGTCAGCATGCCTTTTATCAGCTCATCCACCAGGGGACTTCACTTATCCCTTGTGATTTTATAGCCAGTGTAGAACCTCAGCACGCATTGAGCGATCATCACAGAAAACTACTTTCTAACTTCTTTGCTCAAACCGAAGCTTTGATGGCTGGAAAATCGGAAGCCGTTGTTCGGGCAGAATTGGAAAAAGCGGGGAAATCGGAGGATGAAATCAATCGTTTGACACCTTTCAAGATTTTTGAAGGCAACAAACCCACTACATCCTTCCTACTCAAAACCCTCGATCCAGAAACAATGGGTGCTCTCATCGCCATGTACGAACAAAAAATCTTCGCTCAAGGCGTAGTTTGGAACATCTTCAGTTTTGATCAATGGGGAGTAGAATTAGGCAAGCAATTGGCTAACGTCATTCTACCTGAATTGGAAAGTGGAAACGTAGGTCAGCACGACGAATCTACCGTAGGACTGATCAACTACTACTTAGAAAACAGAGCTTAA
- a CDS encoding fatty acid desaturase family protein: MSMTKDTMASIAERNKAFASDLNRRVHDYLNKDGKSKYADFRYYFKAVVMAGLYWVPFALMLAGIGGAPMFWIAWILMGFGMAGIGMNVMHDANHGSVSPKSGVNKLFGASMYLLSGYVLTWQIQHNHLHHNHTNHLGQDEDLETRGLLRLHPGDKWKKMHKYQAFYGPFIYGLLTLNWVLVKDFSQVARYNKMGLLTKFQTKVKKELTKLAFIKAIYIAVFIITPIAVGLPWYQVLLGFVIMHFLAGFVLSFVFQLAHVVPEVEHPVGEEITGPGAWQVNNLLTTSNFAMKNPIITWSLGGLNHQVEHHLFPHVSHVHYPALSKIVEATAKEHGLPYHKHSYMLEAIIAHIKFLNQMGKAPAVA, from the coding sequence ATGAGTATGACAAAAGACACAATGGCTTCTATTGCCGAAAGGAATAAAGCCTTCGCTTCGGACCTAAACAGAAGGGTTCACGACTATCTTAATAAAGATGGTAAATCAAAGTATGCCGACTTCAGATATTATTTCAAAGCTGTAGTTATGGCCGGACTCTATTGGGTTCCGTTCGCATTAATGCTTGCGGGAATTGGTGGAGCACCTATGTTCTGGATTGCTTGGATTCTTATGGGATTTGGCATGGCCGGAATTGGAATGAATGTAATGCATGACGCAAACCATGGTTCGGTAAGTCCGAAATCAGGAGTGAATAAATTGTTTGGTGCAAGTATGTATTTGTTGAGTGGATATGTTCTCACTTGGCAGATTCAACACAATCACCTTCACCACAATCACACAAATCACCTCGGACAAGATGAAGATCTTGAAACACGTGGTTTGTTGCGTTTGCACCCAGGTGATAAGTGGAAGAAGATGCACAAGTATCAGGCGTTCTACGGTCCGTTTATTTACGGCCTACTCACCTTGAATTGGGTCTTGGTTAAAGACTTTAGTCAGGTTGCCCGCTATAACAAGATGGGGTTACTCACTAAGTTCCAAACGAAAGTGAAGAAAGAGCTTACCAAACTCGCATTCATCAAAGCGATTTACATTGCGGTGTTTATCATCACCCCAATTGCCGTGGGATTGCCTTGGTATCAAGTTCTCTTGGGCTTTGTGATTATGCATTTCTTAGCTGGTTTCGTTTTGAGCTTCGTCTTCCAATTGGCACACGTAGTTCCAGAAGTAGAGCACCCAGTAGGAGAAGAGATTACAGGACCTGGCGCATGGCAGGTTAACAACTTGTTGACCACTTCTAACTTCGCAATGAAGAATCCAATCATCACTTGGAGTTTAGGTGGATTGAATCACCAAGTTGAACACCACTTGTTCCCACACGTAAGCCACGTTCACTATCCCGCACTTTCTAAGATTGTTGAAGCTACGGCGAAAGAACATGGACTTCCTTACCACAAGCACTCCTATATGTTGGAAGCAATTATTGCTCACATTAAGTTCTTGAACCAAATGGGCAAGGCTCCAGCGGTAGCTTAG
- a CDS encoding FixH family protein: MKFNWGHGITLTLIAFIGFIAFLVRGTFMERVDLTSEDYYQREVDFEDERHELMAADKLGEVTLEDNGESIQLNIPGENWNDVKVNFYRNDNAEMDFEIVSTPENGSIHLDKPDSGMWSIEIIANRDSEVYRWKFSQFI; the protein is encoded by the coding sequence ATGAAATTCAATTGGGGACACGGAATCACGCTAACGCTGATTGCCTTCATCGGTTTCATCGCATTCTTGGTGCGAGGAACCTTCATGGAGCGTGTGGACTTAACATCCGAAGACTATTACCAGCGTGAGGTAGATTTTGAAGATGAACGTCATGAACTCATGGCTGCCGACAAGCTCGGTGAAGTAACTCTAGAAGACAATGGTGAGTCCATTCAACTCAACATACCTGGCGAAAATTGGAATGATGTAAAAGTGAACTTCTACAGAAATGACAATGCCGAAATGGACTTTGAAATTGTATCCACTCCTGAAAATGGAAGTATCCACTTGGATAAACCCGATTCAGGAATGTGGAGTATTGAGATTATTGCGAACCGCGATAGCGAAGTGTATCGCTGGAAATTCTCACAATTTATCTGA
- the ccoS gene encoding cbb3-type cytochrome oxidase assembly protein CcoS, which yields MEIIYLLITVSLLVALVFLGAFIWSVKSGQFDDSYGSSVRLLHDDDEDPKSQS from the coding sequence ATGGAAATCATCTACCTACTCATCACAGTCAGTTTGCTTGTTGCTCTGGTATTCTTAGGTGCCTTCATCTGGTCGGTAAAATCCGGTCAGTTTGACGACTCCTATGGATCATCTGTGCGTTTGCTACACGACGATGATGAAGATCCCAAATCCCAATCCTAA
- a CDS encoding cbb3-type cytochrome c oxidase subunit 3 — translation MIKFLKGPMEAIENVEIFPIISFLIFFTFFIGLLIYVIRQPKKTMDEISSIPLENDDEPSVNSAS, via the coding sequence ATGATTAAGTTTCTAAAAGGCCCAATGGAAGCCATCGAGAACGTAGAGATCTTTCCGATCATCAGCTTCTTGATCTTCTTCACCTTCTTTATCGGCTTGTTGATTTACGTCATTCGCCAACCGAAGAAAACCATGGATGAAATAAGCTCCATCCCCCTAGAAAACGATGATGAACCATCTGTAAACTCAGCATCATGA
- a CDS encoding cbb3-type cytochrome c oxidase N-terminal domain-containing protein, whose protein sequence is MNVNLFLSTTTGQEEDLFQGLFTDPVFWMALFVGVFLLITLSVVNNALNVMKEVSLKAQGRWKEAEEAEESPSALLQALTAAVPVSQEDEIMTDHDYDGIRELDNRLPPWWLWGFYASIVFAVVYIFRFHISESAPLSDEEYAIEVQMAEEAIAARQKASGGPTIDESNVTYLSDATSLAAGAEVYASRCIACHAEGAAGMTGPNLTDEYWINGGGIKNVFNTIKNGGRKGTAMIPWKTQLSAEKMQQVASYIISLQGTNPPNAKEAEGDLWVEEAAAEEPVTDEITEESEEVSSEE, encoded by the coding sequence ATGAACGTGAACCTATTCCTATCAACAACCACAGGTCAAGAGGAAGATCTATTCCAAGGCCTGTTCACCGATCCAGTTTTTTGGATGGCTCTATTCGTAGGTGTCTTCCTCCTCATCACCCTTTCTGTGGTAAACAACGCACTGAATGTGATGAAGGAAGTAAGCCTAAAAGCACAAGGCAGATGGAAGGAAGCTGAAGAAGCCGAAGAAAGTCCGAGTGCCCTATTACAAGCGCTTACTGCAGCCGTACCTGTAAGTCAGGAAGATGAGATCATGACCGATCACGATTACGATGGTATTCGCGAGTTGGACAACCGTTTACCGCCATGGTGGCTATGGGGATTCTATGCTTCTATCGTATTTGCTGTGGTTTACATCTTCCGCTTCCACATTTCTGAATCTGCTCCGTTGAGCGATGAAGAATACGCGATAGAAGTTCAAATGGCAGAAGAGGCCATCGCAGCACGCCAAAAAGCATCGGGAGGCCCTACCATTGACGAAAGCAATGTAACCTACCTCAGCGACGCAACCAGCTTGGCGGCAGGTGCTGAAGTTTACGCTTCTCGTTGTATCGCTTGTCACGCTGAAGGCGCTGCGGGTATGACCGGTCCAAACCTTACCGACGAGTATTGGATTAATGGCGGCGGCATTAAAAATGTGTTCAACACCATTAAAAATGGGGGGCGAAAAGGAACGGCAATGATTCCTTGGAAAACACAACTCTCCGCAGAGAAAATGCAGCAAGTAGCGAGTTACATCATCTCCCTACAGGGCACCAATCCACCGAATGCAAAAGAAGCAGAGGGCGATCTATGGGTAGAAGAAGCTGCGGCTGAAGAACCCGTAACAGATGAAATCACTGAAGAATCTGAAGAGGTAAGTTCCGAAGAATGA